A single genomic interval of Electrophorus electricus isolate fEleEle1 chromosome 4, fEleEle1.pri, whole genome shotgun sequence harbors:
- the LOC113576978 gene encoding NACHT and WD repeat domain-containing protein 2: MACVKVYLCSNPEDSVLERKVLRVNVLPKLRDHCRRLYGVDFKIIDPYEGMDPGNWPTQQERLQLLDECRQNSLGPFFVGLVGRQYGSACLPEQVELSEFLTILQVCQQKGFSSDALEKCYRRNENTMPSSFCLLSQHASKIENSWHEVAGKGRKILNDVVSQCVLEGKIDSERAQKYFRSSLENDLRYGLQGSPADIRRCLCYVHKTSEEADQRKRGNEQHFEFQAQMPRLNQLRDDFLPGLVKSHGALVYTAASERHCQRRYADELGQQLCSDLMALIHSSMVRERSQAQNSLSQQRHLCRVFSRLYRIERAEVSQVKAYMEQDTEHPLILVGGPCTGKTVFLAHCASQIKTWMKDQDPVIIVHFADIGSSLKQILSSLCHQIALCFNQPYNSCSIDISQLKKTFCNFLAKSSLSSNPLVLVIDGLDQIPNTNGPLDLTWLPKTFPSNIKLLISSTPTKSGFLSAIKTYFPESTLFFELGLLDSKSCNDMLSALLLAANKRITSGQQMYVNQAIKKCSLPLYVELLYREVCNWSSELEITPETLVPGVHTNIGRFLDYLEEKHGKVLVVRTLEFLTLSRCGLTEAELTDILSCDDEVLATFFPVKDSVPYRFRVPEVVVERLLLDLKGFLERRNTIGTQTLFWISRHFNLVIFRRYLCSKEKQKRHSVLADYFSGRWACGTAKPLLITGSHRMKMPNPQVIQNDRPLKIYTDRQVPGQPWMFHSFTSIVPINASSECACPNRRKLQELPFHLMESGNTEELGQVLMSQEFLYAMFHARQVEDLMFWLETASQKILRRELGFLTAVLKNSACWLKECSADLALIMQANVFPFIHIFSALGDSLNQDSAMRSIGVNTVLFPTPSVPAMHWVLPTAEISPITKAAISHSGFAVVIQDNGSAWVWNGSDSQVFKLPQSSEVKFTDVRCSTDIFMLTTQSGKLLSWDINAPSHLQEVQTQHTEQGPNSIFTMEGVLVSNGMIFIFSKERSSVNVFAEGMTIDPLQCSYNVTCISCSVDGHMIFCGQKEGTVSIFDTQSVQPLGSFICSTGMSLFDLILHENGEKITCVDCRGSLFVWDLKIITKPVLIKETLSHSPLKVLSTDHSESNHLLICKRQQIQITGAHLLDTEDQFNTPQGKSFVQAVLDHNAHFIIALMEDCLFILVWNRLTGQCVLTLDVRSTQTFKLVKLKDNSLIAVTSTGITHWDMGIIAVAASTPKSNKKVLKVVVEHGGANFYTADGSDQVWRWTVLGGRVAGHLLHHGPVEALALSADNMHIVTIASGDIYVWDTSTNENIHRICGSQASQILTTPKGKFAVSLSETGLSRVWKLCSGHVVCNIHHHLKDAIISPESTFLMGIHNGDLLAVSLWSGYVSSQFSCSICSEVVAFHPLAHHPEYVVVITISGALYTWKLTDETVCHQFQFPQSFQYPPLLFKLSSDGKYGIISVVGSKINILDTYHGKLCSLNAEGQVCQQFVDMSDKYIVYICNPSVRCQNCLFDPNIKQILVVQRAKDGKRVGMIYLSKSSSALALSDTLCVHVGFEDGSVGMYAFSDPEVGYINSRAKCQSTRLMSPFVEPVVWTAMANPDLIWVDVVSQLP; the protein is encoded by the exons ATGGCTTGTGTAAAGGTTTACTTGTGTTCCAACCCAGAGG ACTCGGTGCTAGAAAGAAAGGTTCTGAGAGTGAATGTGCTTCCCAAGCTGAGGGACCACTGTAGACGCTTGTATGGGGTCGACTTCAAA ATTATTGACCCTTATGAAGGGATGGATCCTGGCAACTGGCCAACGCAGCAGGAGCGGCTACAGTTACTGGACGAGTGCCGGCAGAATTCGCTAGGCCCTTTCTTTGTG GGCCTGGTGGGGAGGCAGTATGGCAGTGCGTGTTTACCGGAGCAGGTGGAGCTCTCAGAGTTCCTGACAATACTACAGGTCTGCCAGCAGAAGGGGTTCAGCTCTGATGCCCTAGAGAAATGCTATCGGAGGAATGAGAACACCATGCCCTCCTCATTCTGTCTGCTCAGCCAACATGC GAGCAAAATAGAGAACAGTTGGCATGAAGTGGCTGGAAAGGGAAGAAAGATCTTAAATGACGTTGTGAGCCAGTGTGTTCTAGAGGGCAAGATTGACTCGGAAAGAGCTCAGAAATATTTTAGATCCA GTCTTGAGAATGATCTGCGCTATGGCCTGCAAGGCTCCCCTGCTGATATCAGAAGATGCCTCTGTTATGTTCATAAAACCTCTGAAGAAGCTgatcagagaaagagaggaaacgAGCAGCACTTTGAGTTTCAGGCTCAAATGCCCCGACTGAACCAGCTCCGTGACGACTTCCTGCCCGGCCTGGTGAAATCGCACGGGGCACTGGTGTACACCGCGGCCAGTGAGCGGCACTGCCAACGGCGCTACGCAGACGAGCTAGGACAGCAGCTGTGCTCAGATCTTATGGCGCTTATACACAGCTCtatggtgagggagagaagccaAGCCCAAAATTCCCTCTCCCAACAAAGACACCTGTGTCGCGTCTTTTCCCGTCTCTACAGAATCGAGCGTGCAGAGGTTAGCCAGGTCAAAGCATacatggagcaggacacagaacaTCCACTAATTCTCGTTGGTGGGCCATGCACAGGCAAAACTGTGTTTTTGGCCCACTGTGCTAGTCAG ATaaaaacatggatgaaggaccAGGACCCTGTGATTATTGTGCACTTTGCAGATATTGGCAGCTCCTTGAAGCAAATTCTCAGTAGCCTATGCCATCAAATTGCTTTATGCTTCAATCAGCCATATAATTCTTGTTCCATAGACATCTCTCAGCTGAAGAAAACTTTCTGCAACTTCCTGGCCAAAAGCTCACTTTCCTCAAATCCTCTAGTCCTCGTCATAGATGGACTAGACCAAATACCTAATACAAATGGACCGTTAGATTTGACCTGGCTTCCCAAGACTTTCCCTTCTAACATAAAACTTTTAATCTCTTCCACACCAACAAAGTCTGGGTTTCTTTCAGCAATCAAGACATATTTCCCAGAATCCACCCTGTTCTTTGAGCTAGGCCTATTAGATAGTAAAAGCTGCAATGATATGTTGTCAGCTCTCCTCTTGGCAGCCAATAAGAGGATAACATCAGGTCAGCAGATGTATGTAAATCAAGCTATTAAAAAATGCTCTCTCCCACTGTATGTTGAGCTCCTGTACAGAGAGGTTTGTAACTGGAGCTCAGAGTTAGAGATTACACCTGAAACATTAGTCCCAGGGGTCCACACAAACATTGGTCGTTTTTTAGATTACCTTGAGGAAAAACATGGAAAGGTTCTAGTTGTCAGAACGCTGGAATTTCTCACCCTGTCCAGGTGTGGTTTGACTGAGGCTGAATTGACTGACATTCTCTCTTGTGATGATGAGGTTCTAGCAACTTTCTTCCCAGTAAAGGATTCTGTACCATATAGGTTTAGGGTCCCTGAGGTTGTGGTGGAGAGGCTACTGCTGGACCTGAAGGGGTTTCTAGAGAGAAGGAACACAATCggcacacaaacactgttttgGATTAGCAGGCACTTTAACTTGGTCATCTTTAGGAGGTACCTTTGCTcaaaggagaaacagaaaaggcaCTCTGTGCTGGCAGACTATTTTAGTGGCAGGTGGGCATGTGGAACAGCTAAGCCATTGCTCATCACTGGAAGCCACAGAATGAAAATGCCAAACCCCCAAGTTATCCAAAATGACAGGCCCTTGAAGATTTACACTGACAGGCAAGTTCCTGGTCAACCCTGGATGTTTCATTCCTTCACATCCATTGTTCCTATCAATGCTTCATCTGAGTGTGCATGTCCCAATCGGAGAAAACTGCAGGAGCTTCCCTTCCATCTAATGGAGAGTGGAAATACTGAGGAGCTTGGTCAAGTGTTGATGTCACAAGAGTTCCTTTATGCAATGTTCCACGCAAGACAAGTAGAGGATTTGATGTTCTGGCTAGAGACAGCATCACAGAAAATATTGCGCAGAGAACTTGGATTCCTCACTGCTGTCCTGAAAAATTCAGCCTGCTGGTTGAAGGAGTGTTCTGCTGACTTAGCATTGATCATGCAGGCCAACGTGTTCCCCTTTATACATATCTTCTCTGCATTAGGGGATTCTCTCAACCAAGATAGTGCAATGAGAAGCATTGGGGTAAATACAGTGTTATTTCCCACACCTTCTGTGCCTGCCATGCATTGGGTGCTGCCAACAGCAGAGATATCGCCAATTACCAAGGCAGCCATATCTCATTCTGGATTTGCAGTAGTTATTCAAGATAATGGTTCTGCTTGGGTCTGGAATGGGAGTGATTCCCAAGTCTTCAAACTTCCCCAGTCCTCAGAAGTAAAGTTTACAGATGTCAGGTGCTCCACTGATATATTCATGCTCACCACTCAAAGTGGTAAGCTTCTATCATGGGACATTAATGCGCCGTCACACCTCCAGGAAGTTCAGACTCAACATACAGAACAAGGTCCAAATAGCATTTTTACTATGGAGGGTGTCTTGGTGAGTAATGGAATGATATTCATATTCTCTAAGGAAAGGAGCTCTGTCAATGTGTTTGCTGAGGGAATGACAATTGACCCACTCCAGTGCTCCTATAATGTAACATGCATCTCATGTTCTGTGGATGGTCACATGATTTTTTGTGGACAGAAGGAGGGTACTGTGAGTATATTTGACACTCAAAGTGTTCAACCTTTGGGGTCCTTCATTTGTTCCACAGGAATGTCTTTGTTTGATCTTATCCTCCATGAGAACGGAGAGAAAATAACCTGTGTTGATTGCAGAGGAAGTTTGTTTGTATGGGACCTTAAGATAATTACCAAGCCAGTACTCATTAAAGAGACCCTCAGTCATAGCCCGTTGAAAGTGTTAAGTACAGATCACTCTGAGAGCAACCATCTCCTTATCTGCAAAAGGCAACAGATCCAAATAACTGGTGCACATTTATTAGATACAGAAGACCAATTCAACACACCTCAGGGCAAAAGCTTTGTTCAAGCGGTTTTGGATCACAATGCACACTTCATCATTGCCTTGATGGAGGACTGCCTGTTTATTTTAGTATGGAATAGGCTGACAGGTCAATGCGTGTTAACCCTTGATGTTAGAAGCACCCAAACTTTCAAACTTGTTAAGCTAAAGGATAATTCCCTAATAGCTGTCACAAGCACAGGTATCACTCACTGGGATATGGGTATTATTGCAGTGGCAGCCTCCACTCCTAAATCCAACAAAAAGGTGCTGAAAGTAGTTGTAGAACATGGTGGGGCTAACTTCTACACTGCAGATGGTTCTGACCAGGTGTGGAGGTGGACTGTGTTAGGTGGAAGAGTGGCAGGCCACCTACTTCACCATGGTCCTGTGGAGGCCTTGGCTCTCTCAGCAGATAACATGCATATTGTGACCATTGCATCAGGGGACATTTATGTCTGGGACACCagtacaaatgaaaacattcacaGAATCTGTGGTAGTCAAGCATCTCAGATACTGACAACTCCAAAAGGCAAATTTGCAGTGTCTCTATCAGAAACAGGCCTGTCAAGGGTCTGGAAGTTATGCAGTGGCCATGTGGTTTGCAACATCCACCATCATCTTAAAGATGCCATCATTTCACCTGAGAGCACTTTTCTTATGGGCATTCATAATGGGGATCTTCTGGCCGTCAGTCTCTGGTCTGGTTATGTCAGCAGTCAGTTCTCCTGTTCTATTTGTTCAGAAGTGGTTGCCTTCCACCCACTAGCACACCATCCAGAGTATGTGGTTGTGATTACCATTTCAGGAGCTTTGTACACATGGAAGCTAACAGATGAGACTGTTTGCCACCAGTTCCAGTTCCCACAATCTTTCCAGTATCCACCACTGCTTTTTAAGCTGTCATCAGATGGGAAGTATGGGATCATTTCTGTAGTTGGATCCAAGATAAACATCTTGGATACTTACCATGGGAAACTGTGCTCTTTGAATGCTGAAGGACAAGTCTGCCAACAATTTGTGGACATGTCTGATAAATATATAGTCTATATCTGCAACCCTTCAGTTAGGTGTCAGAATTGTTTGTTTGACCCAAATATCAAGCAAATATTGGTTGTACAACGAGCAAAGGACGGAAAGAGGGTAGGGATGATTTATCTATCTAAGAGCTCCTCTGCTCTAGCTCTGTCTGATacgctgtgtgtgcatgtaggctTTGAGGATGGCTCTGTTGGAATGTATGCTTTTAGCGATCCAGAAGTAGGTTACATCAATTCCAGGGCTAAATGTCAGAGCACAAGACTAATGTCTCCATTTGTTGAACCAGTGGTTTGGACGGCCATGGCAAACCCTGACCTTATTTGGGTGGATGTAGTCTCTCAATTACCATAA
- the rps3 gene encoding 40S ribosomal protein S3, with protein MAVQISKKRKFVSDGIFKAELNEFLTRELAEDGYSGVEVRVTPTRTEIIILATRTQNVLGEKGRRIRELTAVVQKRFGFPEGSVELYAEKVATRGLCAIAQAESLRYKLLGGLAVRRACYGVLRFIMESGAKGCEVVVSGKLRGQRAKSMKFVDGLMIHSGDPVNYYVDTAVRHVLLRQGVLGIKVKIMLPWDPSGKIGPKKPLPDHVSIVEPKEEILPTTPVSEQKGAKPEVPVMPQGAPVPTA; from the exons ATGGCGGTGCAAATTTCAAAGAAGAGAAAG TTTGTCTCAGACGGCATCTTCAAAGCCGAGTTGAACGAGTTCCTGACTCGTGAGCTCGCAGAGGATGGTTACTCTGGTGTTGAGGTCCGTGTCACACCAACAAGAACAGAAATAATCATCCTAGCCACCAG GACTCAGAATGTCCTGGGAGAGAAAGGCCGCCGCATTAGGGAGCTGACTGCTGTGGTGCAGAAGAGGTTTGGGTTCCCAGAGGGCAGTGTGGAG CTTTATGCCGAGAAGGTTGCCACCAGGGGTCTATGCGCTATTGCCCAGGCGGAGTCACTGCGCTACAAGCTGCTCGGAGGCCTGGCTGTCCGTAG GGCCTGTTACGGCGTCCTGCGCTTCATCATGGAGAGTGGGGCCAAGGGCTGCGAGGTCGTTGTCTCTGGCAAGCTCAGGGGTCAGAGAGCCAAGTCCATGAAGTTTGTGGATGGGCTGATGATCCACAGTGGAGACCCCGTCAACTACTACGTCGACACTGCCGTGCGCCATGTCCTGCTCCGACAGG GCGTACTTGGCATCAAGGTTAAGATCATGCTTCCCTGGGACCCCAGTGGCAAGATTGGCCCCAAGAAGCCTCTGCCTGACCATGTCAGCATCGTGGAGCCCAAAGAGGAGATCCTCCCCACCACCCCGGTGTCAGAACAGAAGGGCGCCAAGCCCGAGGTCCCCGTCATGCCACAGGGAGCTCCCGTCCCCACAGCATGA
- the kctd14 gene encoding BTB/POZ domain-containing protein KCTD14: MGQIDAEILKMSLPECKSPRKQSADPQHLHSTVVQLNVGGHLYTTTLGTLRKFPNSKLADMFNGPPKLRKDAEGRYFIDRDGKHFGSILEYLRTEEIPTKHLQEVHREAVYYDVKPLAKLLEETPLLFGETVGRQQFLSRVRNYHENLEVIIRVARAEAMASRYSTIIMCILRTEDDLARYNDAIDSLDTKKESVVNFGPWKASATVEDLLDCIKMDIEAKGYKVSLKPHNADKGFLFKSHDFFYKLTFTWW, from the exons ATGGGACAAATCGACGCTGAAATCTTAAAGATGAGTCTTCCTGAGTGCAAATCACCAAGGAAACAATCCGCTGACCCTCAGCATCTG CACTCTACAGTCGTCCAGCTGAACGTCGGCGGTCATTTGTATACCACCACTTTGGGGACCCTTCGGAAATTCCCAAACTCCAAGCTTGCGGACATGTTCAACGGGCCGCCCAAGCTTCGGAAGGATGCTGAGGGCCGGTATTTTATAGACCGTGATGGGAAGCACTTCGGCTCGATCCTCGAGTACCTCCGCACAGAGGAAATCCCCACCAAACATTTGCAGGAGGTACACAGGGAAGCCGTGTATTACGACGTAAAGCCCCTGGCCAAACTCCTCGAGGAGACGCCCCTGCTCTTCGGTGAGACCGTGGGAAGGCAGCAGTTCCTGTCCCGGGTGCGCAATTACCATGAGAACCTAGAGGTGATTATTAGGGTCGCCAGGGCAGAAGCCATGGCCTCAAGATACTCTACAATAATTATGTGTATTCTAAGGACAGAGGACGACCTGGCAAGGTACAATGATGCTATAGACAGTCTTGACACTAAAAAGGAATCGGTTGTGAATTTTGGCCCTTGGAAAGCTTCAGCTACTGTAGAGGATCTGCTGGATTGCATAAAAATGGACATAGAGGCAAAAGGATATAAAGTGAGCTTGAAACCACACAACGCAGATAAGGGCTTTCTTTTTAAGAGTCATGACTTCTTTTATAAGCTAACATTCACTTGGTGGTAA